In Arachis hypogaea cultivar Tifrunner chromosome 7, arahy.Tifrunner.gnm2.J5K5, whole genome shotgun sequence, the genomic window CAAATTAGAGGAAGAATGGAATGCGAATGAATCCTTTTTTTGTGTgaggattgaggaaggtgatgatgatGACAGATAAGAGTACACCTTGGAATGCAACTCACTATCTCATCTGACAGATAATATtccaatactaataataataatatatatcttttttttttctattttctcacACAAAATAAATAGTATGTAAGATaagattttctatattttcttttgaatgagattttgagtttggatttttttatttatttaaatttgggGGGGAagatataaaagaatatttttaaactgttttatcttttatctataaaataaaattaaattacattaaataaaatcaaattctaTCTTAATCAAAATATGTTGTAGTTGATTTTGTTGCACTGTTTTTTATAGGGGTTGTTTCGGCGTCATTcttaaaattaatctttttttaaatgatatttgtttaaaagatcttttataaaagtaaaaatgaTTTTATGTTTGATATCTTaggtaaaaagatatttttatttatcaattatgtttggataaaaataagataaaggtacttttttgtttatttattacgtaaaaaatatatttttaaaaaaaaatcttttaaaaagaagttgtaaattataacttcttaaaaaagatatattttttatttttctaatacttttacttttactattagaaatttgtcaaacacactagaaaaaaatcttttttcaatttaatggcgcccaaaaaaaaacacataatatcgttaaaaataatttctaatttcaattaATCTGAGtagttgtttattattattattattattggtttctATAGTATCTCTTAGTAAGTCAAGGTCAAAGACTAATTTATCGTTGATCGAAactctatttaagagtttgtcaTTAGCCAATAAGTTACTATATATACAAGACGAAATTCGAACCCTAATATTTACTTAAGTAGATTAATGAGTTAATCACTAAACCAATCCAATTtgatttgtttattattattattagggaaaatgacactcccctcccctgagatactaaaatgacactcccctcTATTTGTAAAATGTACAGTTTAATCCATTTAGTTAAAAATGTTAACAgaatatttcatttaaaaaaattaaatattttattcaataaaattaatattctaaTTTACCATACTATCCctttatatttatttactaactaAACTCAATTTCTGAGTTAGGATTCCAATTCCCTCAAATTCCGTTCCAGATTACTAACTAAGCTCATATTTGGATCAGCATTTAAAGATTGTTTTAACTTTTTTGCTATCCATGTAGAATTAGCATTTCTCTTCTCAGATTTTTTAATACAAGTATGCCTTGGCTCATAACTCTTGATCATAAAAGCAATACCATCTGGAGAAGGAGAAGCATGAATCCTCCAAGGACAACCTTCAGAAGCACAAATAGCAgtcacttttcttttctcatttttcactcttattatattaaaattctcttgaattatgtAATCTCTCAAATTATGTAATCtctcaaaaaaattattgaagggtatattagaaaaaataatttaattattaattttttaaaaatattttagtaaaaatataatttaatcaataaaaaaataatttattaaagggtattgTAGTAAggaaaatttaatgacaaaaaaataaaattttttactaaaggatatttttgtaaaaataattttgtttttcaaaaaaaaatgaataaagttaacattagttaacacaaaatttaaaatggattaaagagggatttttttaaagattataaGGGAGGggaatgtatattttataaatagaggggaggggagtgtcattttaacatctctCAGGGGAGAGGAATGacattttctcttattattattattattcatacaaGTAAAACCACTTTGTTAATTACCTTTTATATTAAAACAATGTTTCAACACGCAAGTTAAGAAAATGATAGTGTGACTCAACTGGCAGGTGACAACTACTTGATGCAAATGATATGTATAGGGAAATAGAAAACCTACCAcataaatcacaaaaaaaaaaaaattctacttCTTCATGGTTTAAAATCATAACCTTAGAAATGGGGAATATATGTAGGAACTGAGAGTTATTAATAAGTTTGACcataatgaaagaaagaaagagcaaAATGATATGTAGTTATGGTTTCTTTTTTGGATGGGAAGACAATAATTAATAAAGACCTTAACCTATTTTAGTGTGTCCTATTAAGGTCATTATCAAGTTATTGGTGAATTTGTTGAGATTTAGGACTATTTCTGATCATTATGGTacctttttttaatcattttggTTTGCTTCAATAATTGAGAAGCCAGTCCCaagagaaggattgaaggaaggtgaCTATGAAAACATCACCTATTTGTtgagatttaggattatttctgaTCATAAGGTACCTTTTAAAAGGATTGTTGTTAAAGGCTGAATTTagaacttttaaattataaatttagatataatttttAACAACTAAATGATAATTGTTTTGTATCATGATTTATATTCTcaaaaattaatcaataaaaatGCATCTTTATGACTCTAAAATATTGATGAATGGcaagtaaaaataacaaaattggaTCTTACTTCAAAGAATATATCCCTTTTTTTCCCTTCAAAGAGCGGATCTTGCTTTAGATTAGCATTTGATTGAATTTTGCTTCAAAAAATAGATCCATTTTTATTTAAAGGTGAAAGACTAATTTGTCGtggaatttgaatcttttaaattttgaattttcactttagaGGATATAGTATGATCTCTCACTCTTGAAtgatttctctctcatattttctcttggtcctacctatgaaataaatggtgaaaaatcacactttactctctaaagtgaaattcaaactttagagaatccaaattttTCGTCGCGAATCTTAACTCCATTTAAAGATTTGTCGTTAGCTAAGCAGACAAATGAGTTGATCAGTGACCAACCCAAATTGGTTTACTAAATTCTTTTTTAATGAACTCAAATTTGtattaagaaaaaaagaagaaggaaatttGAATCCAAACAAAATGGGCCAAGCCCAACTAGCAGTCAACAGGACTGTTTGGTGGGGAGACAAGAATGAAGCATAAGGGCCAATGATTCCAAAGGTGTATTCTATTATGAGAAACgattattgataaaaaattatatcttgtCTAGACCACAAATATATAATCATTAATTATAAGATATATTGATTATATTcatatattcaaaaaatattgTAAGTTTAAGctctaaaatattttaatattgttgCCATCACCATACCCTGTCAAAGATTAAAATACACAGACCTTTGTTGAGTACTATTTCtttattgttatttaaaaataataattgaagcTCATGCTCATGCTCttgctctttttctctctcttatttttgtGTCCTCAATTTTAATGTAGTCTCTATatagtttctttcttttctttttctgtaaTATAGAATATAGTAGTTATTATAATGAATGCTTAAAACATAAGAATGGAGTATTGTACCATAAAATCAAATACACCAAAACATTGTAACTAATATTTTGAGTTAAAAGAATGAACAATTGCAGCACATAATTGAATGAAGAACTTAATTCTTGAAGGAAATAATCTTCAAATCCTTGAAAAGCTAAAGGCATACATGAAGAAGAACACCATATAGCTTCTTTAAGGCTTCATTCACCCTTAGACTATTGGGTTGGTGATCTTTTTGGATCCTAATGCAGAGAGGTTGCTATCAACAGACATTGCGCGACGCATCTCTGCCTCCTTGGCACGGTGGTGCCTACACCTAAAGGAGCCAGCATGTGTGGTTGGTGAGCATAGACACTCAAACTTTCCACTAGAAGATTTTGTGGTGGCCGGCACAGGAGTTTGTCctaatggtgatggtgatggcaGAGGAGATTGTCCTAATCGTGATGGCGAAGGCAGAGGAGATTGTCccaatggtgatggtgatggtgatggcaTTTGCAATGGCAATGGCGACTTCTTGTTCTTGAGATCATGGACATTGTTGTCCATATTCAACCTAGGAGGCTTTTTCACTTCTATTGTATCCAAATTTTTCCTATGTTCATAATAATGCTTCCTTAATCAGCCATACCAATTCATCACAAAAAGTTTTGGAAATTTTACATTGAAATATCATATAATGTTCTATCCATATCctagttttgttttgtttttggacATGTCTATATCATTATATTTGAGTTGCTTGTGAAACAAGAAACTCTAAATTCAAGAGGTGCTACCATACATGATTGAAATGCTAATATACATAAACATTATGTTTCTTCAATAACATGATTTGTAATTATGATCATGCATGTTTGGCAAAAGAATTATTCAAAGGATACAATGTTGATTATTGAAGACACAAATAAGAGATACATGTGCAAACATACCTATTCGTTGGAGGAGCCATTTCCAATAAAGAATATTGTAATGAAGAATAATTGATTGATTGCTTTAATAGAATGATTTAGATTTTATATGCATATATATAGGATTTGTGTCTCAATAGAATTCCAGCAAGAATCAAGTTGAGAAACAAAAAATCTTGGGGTCTTTGCTGTTTGAAATGTTACAAAAATAGTGGCTATTTCTCAACAAACAATCTGTGACCACAATTTTCTTTAGTCCAAACACTGACCACAAAAATGAGGTCCTTGCTGTCATTTTCCCAACACATTGGTAACTTTTATGATCTCCAACCTAGTTGGAAAACATGGaaaatatattctatatactttgtTTGCTTTGAACATTTAAGTTCATTGTCTAATTTGATTTTGTGATATCTGTGAAAGCTTCACTATTTTTAAACCCTTGTGtagctttattattttttttcccttttaaaaTTTTAGCCTAATTCCACCATTTTGGTAACATTTTATATTTGATGCTAAATTTAGGGTTGGTAAACTACAAAATGGATATCTTTAATTTAtatggtataattgaaattatatatGATCTTGCTAGCCATATCAAAATTTCACTATATAAGAAAATAGAGGAAATTTGATTATTTGgaactaatataatatatttgcTTCACTATTTCAATACAGAATTTTCAGATAATACTACAGGGAAAAAAAATAATGCACAGGAAATTCACAAATTTGGAAAGTTATGGGGATTCATTCCTTAAAACAGAGTATTACAGTAAAGTGTAGTTTTTGGTCACTGGTGAGCTATCTGTATATATACAAAAACTCACCCAAGTGAACCAAATAAAgtatattatagaaaaaaaaaaaaaactgtgaaggTAACCATCTCAAGAGTATACATATGACCAAATAATATTGGTCCTCTTGAACTTTTGTATCAGCTATTTCTAATTATCTACTTCTCTAGTCCTTGTTTGCAAAGAGGACAACATGATATGATTTTTAGCCATTGATCCACACATTTAAGGTGGAACACATGGGAACATGGCAATTGTCTAacttcttctttatctttataCTTGGCTAAGCAAATACAGCATTCCTGCAAGCACACCAGAAAAATAACAAACTTGTCAATTCTATATAAATgcctaaatatataaaaaattattctagcACCTCATAtttaaacatattcacaataaagGTAATGAGACCTTGTTAGAACTGTATTTATCCATGAATCTCTACTTTATGAGAAGAGTATGTTCGGTTTGAGAGTAaaaaagggtgaaaatttttACCTCCTATCCCTCAAACAAACATAGCCAAactatatatcaaatcaaacatgtatgtatgcatgcatgtaaTATTGGTGCCACTTACTGAGTCCTCGTTGATCAACTTCTCGCTGCCTTCGAAATCCTTGTTGCCTAACTCTAACTTTGTATGTGATTCTTTGTATCTCCAACTTGGAAGTTGTGAGATTTGATCATCAGATGCTCCTTTGTCCGAAGATCCCATGTTCATGTTGTAGCCAAGGAGCCTGCTAGCTAGAGGCACACAGCAACACAGGAGCAGAAACAGAAGGAAAGGGAAAGAGTAGCATATTGCATTCCATGCAAGCAGTGTGATGCAAAGAACATGGAGCTTTGGAGCTTGGATAAAGGATCCAAAACGTGAGTCGAAGACCCAAACATTTCCCATCACAAaccaaattgcaaagaaaagCTCAAGTGAAGTCCTGCACTTGTTCATCAAGTGGGAAATCCTGTATACACTGCATAGCACAATGAAAATTAGACTATATATATTTTCAGATTTCACCAAAAAAAGGAGCATGGCTAGAAAGTAATTGTCctctaatcaaaataaaataagtgaCTTCTGAAAATACATATTGTACAGATTTTGTATGAAAAGTCGAAAAGACTAATTTGTCACCCTTTTCTGATTAATAAGAGGCGAATTTGCATTTTAAACCTAAAGGTTGATTTTCTTCTCTGTGTTTTGCTTTTGTTAAATTTGGTCATAaacttgaatttacttctgcttaAAGAGTTGCTTTTCATTTTACAGATAATTTATTCACAATAATAAAAACATTCTATTGCTTAAATATTAAACAGCATGAACTGATCACAATAAAGTGAGGTATGGAAGAGGGTATTTGATTCCTACAAGCTCTTTTTAAGGTTATAAATGGAAACAACTTTCTGATTTGTTGGAACTTTTCCATCTTTTAACACTTTAATTGGTTCTTTTGGTGTGTCATAACTCATAATCAATTTAGAGAGCAATtctttcttttgaaaaaatatataacaagttTGAGATGAATAACCAAAAAACAAACGATGTGTCAACATTTTCTAGCGAATTCTTAAGCATGCCCAAGAAATTAGTAACCTATAAATTATCAGTAAAAAGTAAATACTATCACCAATTATATTAATGAAAAAATTGACTGAAATGAAGTTcttgaagatagaatttcataTGATACCTGGTTTCTTCATTGTTTCTCTGCTGTTCAATATCAGAAAAGCTAAGAACATCTCCTTGAGTTGCACAAATTTGCCGGTACCGGCCATAAAGTAGAAGCAGATTAAGAAAACAACCAATATCATAACCAGCTGACCAAATCCTCATAGGCCAAACAGGCCTCTCCTTTTTTGAAATAGCCAAAGTGAATGTTATAGTGATTATCTGAACCACTAAAGCTATAAACTCCATCATCATCCATGTTCTAGTATTGAAAGGATTAGAGCCAAGGTTTGACCTTGATCCATTTTGGTAATGGAACACTCTTCTCAAGAAGGTAAACCATCTTGCTCTCGATACCCTCATCGCCGTCTGAACCAAAAACGAAGGCGGGGTGGCACGTGGAAGAGGCCGGTTTCTGGTACTATTCACCCTGCTatcttctgctgctgctgctgcagaATTTGAAGAAAATGAAGCCATGCTGCCAGAGTTGATGAATAAGGACTCTTGTGGAAGGAAGCACCTAGAATTCATTGGAAacgtatgtgtatatatatattctctctgCACTCGAATCAAATCCTCACAAATTCTACAAACATGAAACGAAAAAAGAATCCTGAATACCCCTTTTGCCTCTATATGTTAAGAATCCATGTAAACTTGTAAAAAAGGCATGCATAAGGGATAAAGTCTTCTATGTGAATCTTTTCCCAGGAACTGATTCCAAAAGGTGTTAGCTTTACTTCATGAGAACTTGAAACTGAAGCACCCCAGGTGGCAGAGTTGCTTTGGGATGGAACTAGAACCTTGAATATTTGATTCAAACTTCCCCTTTATGGGGTCTACACTCTTCACCGCCTTAAACTCagcaacaaaacaaaacaaaaccagTATCCTCAAACACAAAACCAAAGCTTCAACAACATGAacctttcatcaaacacatggtgcaCGGAAAGCTGAAGAAGAGTGTTATATAACAAATTCTAGAAGGGTAAGAGGATGGTATGAAGCATGTGTCATAGGAAGGTAAGGTTTGGGTTTCAGAAAGGTGACCAAGTATCAAACTATGTGAAAGTCTGAAACTTTGCTTTGATTCCAAGGGAATCACAAAGGGTTTGTTTGGAGGGAAGTTAACCGTTGGCCAACTTCCTCAAAGGGCTATATATGCTTataattatttaatgcaaggaaaaagaagcaaagttGAGAAAGCAATTGAAGTTCAATATGTTTCACAACTTtattaactctctctctctcaataataaattaataatattacaaaattaaGACAGATGTAGAGATTTTTtgttatttgatgatatattaaaCATAAAGTTGATGACCTTTGAATACAAGTGGATAAGGCTTCAAAGTTATCTCATCTCATATTCTCATGCATATATGTCTGCTGCGGAAAAGATTattggatatttaattatttcattccGCTGTCAATAATATTTCTACCAACTTCTATTAATTCTTGTTTAtaactatatttatttataattatatttaaatttaataaaaatatttttataaatatatctaataaaaatattttttttataattatgtttaatagaaatatctttataaatatattttttaaatatatctctttatatatatatatttaaaatataataattaattattattaacaataaattaacaaataatatatttgtattctatacttttttttaattatttatttataaaagatatCATTTAAATTTTGTTCATCATACTTACCAAATAGCaaactaattaattaacatttattgttattattttatttttgaaaagctgAAGTAAATCTAAATCAAGCTTTTAGATTCTTTGAATACTTTTCCGAAAAATTTACAAATTATTCATTGAAATTAAAATCactcttattttttaattgaatctttGAATATGAACTGCTCCTCTTTTGCCCTAACAACTTTTAGCATGGCTAAGTGGTGGTTTTTTATTcaagaatttatataaaaatattgctGTGTATACTaaaaattgtataaatatatattattttatatttttaatatatattttatattttaatatatattctttataagtagttgatttaataattaatatttttttatatataatataattgtttATTCAATAatctatataaaaattattatatatacactaaaaattaattaataaatcaaatcaacatatatttatatatttttaatgtttattttatattttaatatatttttatacacaCAACTGATTTAATAATCCCTTCTTTTttgtgtaataataataataataataataataataataataataataataataataataataataataaggtttaattatCCTGTTAGTtttatagttttgtaaaatttttaattaggtctctatatatttttttttagttggatctctgtatcaattttttttcaattaggtcttttttagtagtaattgacttaattatataggaacccaattaaaaaaaaaatcggtatagggactcaaataaaaggaaaaaaaaatataggaattcaattaaaaaaaatttggtgcaagaatctaattaaaaaaaaagtataagaatctaattgaaaatttttcgaaactaTAGAGGCTAATAgagtaattataataataataaatgaagcAGAAAATTGATCTGAATTATAGCAGGTACTGTTGATCTTTTTTGGGATTATATGGTAAAAGGTTGGCCACCTAATCCAACTACAACTACATAGTCGATTATAGTGTGGCCCCTCCTTATTTCTAGGAATCATTGCTCCTAAATTCTGCATATTTAGCCACTACCATCCAACAATGGAGGcttttttttccctctttctTTTTACTTGTTTAGTTAATTAACAGAAATAATTGTGTGCACTATATTTGTGTTTGGAGACTTGGAGTGACTTTGGAACTTTCCAAAAATGTGATAGATTACAGttatattaatttatactttttataCAATGGTATATAATATGGGGTAAAAACTCATGTctatttttattgtatatatagtaTTGAATGTACTTCAAGTCTTTATAATTtgagttctttttatttttctagaaaATTTAATCATATCTCTAGTTGAATAAATTTTCATCGTCAAGTCTTTATAATATATCCTTATCTAATTTTATTAGGTAAAACATAACcatttattcaaataaataaaaaattttatattataaacaacaataaataatattagaaatttgcatacatcttttttttttcagttttataaTCTAACTAAAAGAATTTACCAACGAGCTATATTTCAAATAGTATAATCTCCTTATTCTCCTCACCTAAAGGTTTCGGATTCGAGTTTCactcctaatttaaaaaaaatataactaaaagaaTTTAAAGCTATAAAAAACCAAGGgtcaaatttaaaatctattataaAAGAATAAGAACCTAAGTACTCAAACTATATATAAGTACCTAAACTTTGAAGATGTGTTTGGCAGGCAGATTATTAGTTACATGATAACAAATTTGACTTGTTTAAGCTTTAATCTTATTAGATAATAAGTAGGAAGTGCCAAATCTACCATCAAAACTAACTTGTGGGATCAAGCAACTTGATAGGTCTATCTCATCTAATTAATGTATGAGCAAGTAGGTCTACCAAAAATGAGAGCAACTTatacacataaaaaaataataaataagaatcaaataaaacaaaaatattatacatatacaaaaaaaaaacaattatcaaattagtcattatatatttatttataaatatatattttatattttaatatatatttttatacacgactaatttaataattaattttttgtacaCACATAATATAATTGCAAACGATgtccaaatcaaaatcaaattcttgtacATTTTGATGAGCAATTATTACAAAATGGACAATTAAATAGCAAGTTATTAGAAATTATAAAACAAATTGTTGAGCAAAGCTAAGCTTTCCTTCATTCATACCCCCATTTTCTATTTTGCTACAAGAATTCCAAATCAAATGTTGGCGAGTCTAAACTTGAGACCAAAGAAATTGAaaggtataaatatatataagagTCAAACTCTAGGATTTattgtttcaaatttttcaaTATATGGTGTGGATACAAATTGTACTATAATTTCTTGCAAATTTCATACATGAAAATCGAAAAGAGAAATCAATTTCATAATGTCAATATTAACTTCTAATATATAAAAATGGTTCCATCAATTTTAATACTAACACAATTTTACATCAAAAGGTCACACCTCATCACAAATTCACAAAAAAGATGCTAACACGTCAATGAAAATAAGATGTGGAATATTATATCCatagaataataatatatataataagaccaattctatttattcttttttagaAGCAAGTTACTTGAACGACTAAAATTCGATCATATGTTAACCATTAAAGGATTGCCAAAATATTGGTGAAGTgaccatatttcaaagaaaaaccATATAATTAAAGTTGATTAAGGCTTTAAGCTATGCTTACGATATGTATTTGAATCCAATTTGACCCTACATGGCCGGTGAGAGGTGCAACGTGTTATTATTTACATATCTTGCAAAGGAAAAAAATCACTTTCATAAAAAATATCGATGAAAATTCAGGTACAGTCGACTTCATGTAAAGTTGAATAGTTGATAGTTAAGAGTCGTTAGAtagtttgactgatttgactaaatttttatctaacgattcttaattatcaacttcacataaagtcgACGAACCTGAATTTCcacaaaaatataatattcatatgaAATGAAATGGGAACAATTGAAGTCTTTCTAACGTTATTATCTTTCAATTAATCACACTTTTTGtaattataaaacaaaattagTCATCAAGTGTGTAtagaaatatatatgtaattgatattttataattttttattatattattataaacaaatttaattattaatttattataagttTGATTATTCtataaaataatatgaataaatataTACTGATTTTTAGTACACATATTATATAATTTCTATGTTgtgttttttatgtatttaatttatttagatgaAATCAAGAGGCTTTAAAGTTAAAGGGAAAAGGGTGATTACTAAGAAAAAAAGTATGGAATAGCATGACTCATGCCTCTTAAGTCTCCCTCTAAgaacttttattaattattaattaacaaagtTCTAGAGTaacttctctaaaataaaaaattctagactaccttatatatttttctaaaaaattataaaaattttgaattataatatgtgatcttaatttttttctttttactattatattagaaaaataaacctATATAAAAGGCGAAAAGTTgatgataaaaaaagatatatcgaaaatataattaaattatggaAAAATTTCACAGGCTCAATTTTATGGATATGGAAGACTTGGGTGTGCTATTCTCAGATATGGAGTTATGGCGTACAAGACAAAAATGTGAGACAGATTTTTCTGATCCAAAGTAGAACAACTCGAATCATGCGAGTTTTTTTGTCATGAAATTTTGCTTCAcaaatcgcat contains:
- the LOC112701789 gene encoding E3 ubiquitin-protein ligase At4g11680, encoding MNSRCFLPQESLFINSGSMASFSSNSAAAAAEDSRVNSTRNRPLPRATPPSFLVQTAMRVSRARWFTFLRRVFHYQNGSRSNLGSNPFNTRTWMMMEFIALVVQIITITFTLAISKKERPVWPMRIWSAGYDIGCFLNLLLLYGRYRQICATQGDVLSFSDIEQQRNNEETSVYRISHLMNKCRTSLELFFAIWFVMGNVWVFDSRFGSFIQAPKLHVLCITLLAWNAICYSFPFLLFLLLCCCVPLASRLLGYNMNMGSSDKGASDDQISQLPSWRYKESHTKLELGNKDFEGSEKLINEDSECCICLAKYKDKEEVRQLPCSHVFHLKCVDQWLKIISCCPLCKQGLEK